CCATTCAATCCACCTGGACTCGAATACTGGCGGATTTGATTCTCATCGTGGGTGCAAAAACGCCAACCATCCAAGCTAATCGGCGCATTTCCAAAATTAAACAGTTCGACCACATTGTCCTGAAAATTAATAGACCTGAATTGGATCTCGTCCACTGCCTGAACCGTTTGAAACAAAAGAATGAATAGAAGGGTTAGAGAGAGATTTTTCATGTGGTGAATTGTGGCCCAAATTATTGCTTTCAAATAAGACGAAGGAACGACAGATTGGAAACAAAAGATGACTTCGGAAGAAATAAAAACGGCTCTGGAGAATTTGCCAGGATGGAAGTTGGTAGAGAATAACCAAGTGCCACAGCTTGAGAAGGCCTATAGCTTTAAGAACTTTGTGGAGGCACTTGCATTTACCAATCAGGTAGGTGCCTTAGCCGAAAAAGAGGATCACCATCCAGCCATATTAACCGAATGGGGAAAGGTAACACTGAATTGGTGGTCCCATTCTGCGAACGGTGTCACAGAAAATGACCTTAAGATGGCTGCGATGGTCGAACAGCTAATTACTTCGTAATTTTCAAGTCGCTGTAATGAGCGACGGTGGAGCCTTCGAACCAAAGCGCGACCGAGCCCTTACCATTTGCACCAGATTTAAGGTCGTTTACAATGAGAGTCGGCTGGTCGTTACCATGCACAAACAGTTTTGCGGTTTCTCCATCGATGACAATTTTCACTTTGGTCCACGTGGCTGGCTGAAGGTCGACATACGCTTCGTATTTACCAGGCGTTTCCTCGCGCAGACGAAACCAGGGATACTCTGGATGTGAAATATATTGGGCCGAATGATTGCGACGTTCCTGATCGTCGGCTCGGCCATTCGTAGGTCGCAGGTAAAAACAATCGTAGTGCTTCATGTCGGGCTGAACCCGAAATGCGACCCCCACAAATCCACGTGCTCCTCCAGAAGCCCCGGGTGCAGGTTCACCGGCAACTTGCAGCTC
The sequence above is a segment of the Verrucomicrobiota bacterium genome. Coding sequences within it:
- a CDS encoding 4a-hydroxytetrahydrobiopterin dehydratase translates to MTSEEIKTALENLPGWKLVENNQVPQLEKAYSFKNFVEALAFTNQVGALAEKEDHHPAILTEWGKVTLNWWSHSANGVTENDLKMAAMVEQLITS